The genomic region GCGCGCCTTCGATGAGCAAGAGCCTCGCCGCCGGCCGCCGGACGGGCGTCCAACAGGTACGCACCATCGCCGACACGCTGGCGCCGCGTAGCGTCAGCGACCTGACCTATGGCATCACGCGCCAGTACGTGGATACGATTCACCTTATTGACGACCGCCAGATGGTGCAGGCGATGCGCTGGCTCTGGGCTGAATGTAACCAGATCGTTGAGCCGGCCGGCGCGGCAGTTGTAGCAGCGTTGTTGGACGGCGGCGTGCCGTTGGGCAAATACGAGTGTCCCGTGGCGCTCATCTGCGGCGGCAACGCAGCGGCAGAGAGCGTGTTTGCCTCTTACCAGCAGGCGGCCGACATGCTGATGGGCATCAACTAGTACGCCTCTTAGCCAACACAGCATGCCGGTGGAACGCCGCCATA from Chloracidobacterium sp. harbors:
- a CDS encoding pyridoxal-phosphate dependent enzyme translates to APSMSKSLAAGRRTGVQQVRTIADTLAPRSVSDLTYGITRQYVDTIHLIDDRQMVQAMRWLWAECNQIVEPAGAAVVAALLDGGVPLGKYECPVALICGGNAAAESVFASYQQAADMLMGIN